Proteins encoded together in one Olsenella timonensis window:
- a CDS encoding glutaredoxin: protein MATYELFIMPSCPYCQKVLRFMEARGIELPLRDITLDPAARERLVRVGGKAQVPCLFIDGTPMYESDDIISYLRRNVAKA from the coding sequence ATGGCCACCTACGAGCTCTTCATAATGCCGAGCTGCCCATACTGCCAGAAGGTGCTGCGCTTCATGGAGGCGCGCGGCATCGAGCTTCCTCTTCGCGACATCACGCTCGACCCCGCGGCGCGCGAGCGGCTGGTTCGGGTCGGCGGAAAGGCCCAGGTGCCCTGCCTGTTCATAGACGGCACGCCGATGTACGAGTCTGACGACATCATCTCATACCTGCGCCGGAACGTCGCCAAAGCCTAG
- the rpsJ gene encoding 30S ribosomal protein S10 codes for MSSQKIRIRLKGYDHEVVDQSAKLIVDTAQKTGARVSGPIPLPTERNLYTVIRSPHKDKDSREQFEMRTHKRLIDILDPAAATVDSLMRLDLPAGVDIEIKL; via the coding sequence GTGTCAAGCCAGAAGATCAGGATCCGCCTCAAGGGCTACGACCACGAGGTCGTTGATCAGTCCGCGAAGCTCATCGTCGACACCGCGCAGAAGACCGGCGCCCGCGTGTCCGGCCCCATCCCCCTGCCCACCGAGCGCAACCTCTACACGGTCATCCGCTCGCCGCACAAGGACAAGGACTCCCGCGAGCAGTTCGAGATGCGCACCCACAAGCGCCTGATCGACATCCTCGACCCGGCTGCCGCCACGGTTGACTCGCTCATGCGCCTCGACCTGCCCGCCGGCGTGGACATCGAGATCAAGCTGTAA
- the rplD gene encoding 50S ribosomal protein L4, whose translation MSKYAIKNVEGAQVAEAELADGVFGIEPNIPVIHQVVVCQDSCARQGTHSVKNRHEVSGGGAKPYRQKGTGRARQGSTRAGQWTGGGVIFGPTPRTHDKRINNKMVKLAMRSVLSGKVADQELVLVDSLSFEKPSTKQAKALLGALGIGDKRVTIVVPDDDVNTYLSFRNLQGVSVIGVSEATARTLIDNGALVMTADIAKKLEEVLA comes from the coding sequence ATGTCCAAGTACGCAATCAAGAACGTCGAGGGGGCTCAGGTCGCCGAGGCCGAGCTCGCCGACGGCGTCTTCGGCATCGAGCCGAACATCCCCGTCATCCACCAGGTCGTGGTGTGCCAGGACAGCTGCGCCCGCCAGGGCACCCACTCCGTGAAGAACCGCCACGAGGTCTCCGGCGGCGGCGCCAAGCCCTACCGCCAGAAGGGCACCGGTCGTGCCCGCCAGGGCTCCACGCGCGCCGGCCAGTGGACCGGCGGCGGCGTGATCTTCGGGCCCACCCCGCGCACCCACGACAAGCGCATCAACAACAAGATGGTCAAGCTCGCCATGCGCTCCGTGCTCTCCGGCAAGGTCGCCGACCAGGAGCTCGTGCTCGTCGACAGCCTCTCGTTCGAGAAGCCGTCCACCAAGCAGGCCAAGGCCCTTCTCGGCGCCCTCGGCATCGGCGACAAGCGCGTGACGATCGTCGTCCCCGACGATGACGTCAACACCTACCTCTCGTTCCGCAACCTCCAGGGCGTCAGCGTCATCGGCGTCTCCGAGGCCACCGCGCGCACCCTCATCGACAACGGCGCGCTCGTCATGACCGCCGACATCGCGAAGAAGCTCGAGGAGGTGCTCGCATAA
- the rplB gene encoding 50S ribosomal protein L2, with the protein MAVKHLKPTSAGRRFQTVSDFAEITCTTPEKSLLEPLPKKAGRNNNGRITTRHQGGGHKRQYRKIDFKRRKDDVPAKVATIEYDPNRSARIALLHYVDGAKAYILCPEGLHVGDTVISGTKDIDIKPGNCMPLSEIPVGTLVHAVEFQPGKGAAMARAAGTSVQLMGKDNGYAVLRMPSSELRRVLLTCRATIGEVGNAEHSNIVVGKAGRSRWAGVRPTVRGTVMNPVDHPHGGGEGKNHTSGRPSVTPWGKPTKGYKTRDPKKASNRLIIRRRKSK; encoded by the coding sequence ATGGCAGTCAAGCACCTCAAGCCCACGAGCGCCGGCAGGCGTTTCCAGACGGTCTCGGACTTCGCCGAGATCACCTGCACCACGCCCGAGAAGTCGCTTCTCGAGCCCCTGCCCAAGAAGGCCGGCCGCAACAACAACGGCCGCATCACCACCCGTCACCAGGGCGGCGGCCACAAGCGCCAGTACCGCAAGATCGACTTCAAGCGCCGCAAGGACGACGTCCCGGCCAAGGTCGCCACGATCGAGTATGACCCCAACCGCTCCGCCCGCATCGCGCTGCTCCACTACGTTGACGGCGCCAAGGCCTACATCCTCTGCCCCGAGGGCCTGCACGTGGGCGACACCGTCATCTCCGGCACCAAGGACATCGACATCAAGCCCGGCAACTGCATGCCGCTCTCCGAGATCCCGGTCGGCACGCTCGTCCACGCCGTCGAGTTCCAGCCCGGCAAGGGCGCCGCTATGGCCCGCGCCGCCGGCACCTCCGTCCAGCTCATGGGCAAGGACAACGGCTACGCCGTCCTGCGCATGCCCTCCTCCGAGCTTCGCCGCGTCCTGCTCACCTGCCGCGCCACGATCGGCGAGGTCGGCAACGCCGAGCACTCCAACATCGTCGTCGGCAAGGCCGGCCGCAGCCGCTGGGCCGGCGTCCGCCCGACCGTCCGTGGTACCGTCATGAACCCGGTCGACCACCCGCACGGCGGCGGCGAGGGCAAGAACCACACCTCCGGCCGTCCTTCCGTGACGCCCTGGGGCAAGCCGACGAAGGGTTACAAGACGCGCGACCCGAAGAAGGCCTCCAACCGCCTCATCATCCGTCGTCGCAAGTCCAAGTAG
- the rpsL gene encoding 30S ribosomal protein S12 produces MPTINQLVRKGRMSVKAKSKNAALQHNPQKRGVCTRVFTTTPKKPNSALRKVARVRLVNGIEVTAYIPGEGHNLQEHSIVLIRGGRVRDLPGVRYKIIRGAYDCAAVQNRQKARSRYGTKRPK; encoded by the coding sequence TTGCCTACTATCAACCAGCTGGTCCGCAAGGGCCGCATGAGCGTCAAGGCCAAGTCCAAGAACGCCGCCCTGCAGCACAACCCCCAGAAGCGCGGCGTCTGCACCCGCGTCTTCACCACCACGCCCAAGAAGCCGAACTCCGCCCTGCGCAAGGTCGCCCGTGTGCGCCTCGTGAACGGCATCGAGGTCACCGCCTACATCCCCGGCGAGGGCCACAACCTCCAGGAGCACTCCATCGTCCTGATCCGCGGCGGCCGCGTGCGCGACCTCCCCGGCGTTCGCTACAAGATCATCCGTGGCGCCTACGACTGCGCCGCCGTCCAGAACCGCCAGAAGGCGCGTTCGCGCTACGGCACCAAGCGCCCGAAGTAG
- the rpsG gene encoding 30S ribosomal protein S7 — protein sequence MPRRAAAKNHRREVQPDAVYNNRLVTQLINKVLLDGKKSTAERIVYGAFDIVAEKSGEDALSVFKKAMDNVRPTLEVKPKRVGGATYQVPMEVNSRRATTLAIRWIVNFSRARKEKTMAERLANEILDASNGVGASIKRREDLFKMAEANRAFSHYRF from the coding sequence ATGCCGCGTCGTGCAGCAGCCAAGAACCACCGTCGCGAGGTCCAGCCTGACGCCGTCTACAACAACCGTCTCGTGACCCAGCTCATCAACAAGGTCCTTCTCGACGGCAAGAAGTCCACCGCCGAGCGCATCGTCTACGGTGCCTTTGACATCGTGGCCGAGAAGAGCGGCGAGGACGCCCTCTCCGTCTTCAAGAAGGCCATGGACAACGTCCGCCCGACCCTCGAGGTCAAGCCCAAGCGCGTGGGTGGCGCCACCTACCAGGTGCCGATGGAGGTCAACTCCCGTCGCGCCACCACCCTCGCGATCCGCTGGATCGTCAACTTCTCGCGCGCCCGCAAGGAGAAGACGATGGCCGAGCGCCTCGCCAACGAGATCCTCGACGCCTCCAACGGCGTCGGCGCCTCCATCAAGCGCCGCGAGGACCTCTTCAAGATGGCCGAGGCCAACCGCGCCTTCTCTCACTACCGCTTCTAG
- a CDS encoding LytTR family DNA-binding domain-containing protein yields the protein MGCGILIVDDVEDEALELAELVRRAPVAHDAAIRTLFSADDLKAQLGSGQAPDVLFIDIALDEDDGIDLVRQLGLGVRTQVVYVSGFDDYHTRVYETPHASFVKKPVRQEDVSLALEQALERLRATAAPLVLRHDRTTDIVRPEDILYVESDRRNVIVHTRTATLRAYGKLSGVLDQLPGNFVRCHQSYLVNLDEVARLGADAVALSSGETIPVSRRWRASVREALFGRIREGC from the coding sequence ATGGGCTGCGGCATTCTCATCGTCGACGACGTGGAGGACGAGGCGCTTGAGCTGGCGGAGCTGGTGCGCCGCGCCCCGGTCGCCCATGACGCCGCCATCCGCACGCTCTTCTCGGCAGACGACCTCAAGGCGCAGCTGGGCTCGGGCCAGGCTCCCGACGTGCTCTTCATTGACATCGCCCTGGACGAGGATGACGGCATCGACCTCGTGCGCCAGCTCGGGCTCGGGGTGCGCACGCAGGTCGTCTACGTGAGCGGCTTCGACGACTACCACACGCGCGTCTACGAGACGCCGCACGCGAGCTTCGTCAAGAAGCCCGTGCGACAGGAGGACGTGAGCCTCGCGCTCGAGCAGGCGCTTGAGCGTCTGCGCGCGACCGCCGCCCCGCTCGTCCTGCGACACGACCGCACCACCGACATCGTCCGTCCTGAGGACATCCTCTATGTGGAGAGCGACCGCCGCAACGTGATCGTGCACACGCGCACGGCGACGCTGCGGGCCTACGGGAAGCTCTCGGGCGTGCTCGACCAGCTCCCGGGCAACTTCGTCCGCTGCCACCAGAGCTACCTCGTCAACCTGGACGAGGTCGCCCGCCTCGGCGCGGATGCGGTCGCGCTCTCGTCCGGCGAGACGATTCCCGTGAGTCGACGCTGGCGCGCCTCCGTGCGCGAGGCGTTGTTCGGCAGAATCCGCGAGGGGTGCTAG
- the rplC gene encoding 50S ribosomal protein L3 — translation MVSTILGRKLGMTQIWDENDNVVPVTVIQAGPCTVSQVKTKATDGYDAVQIGFGDISAKHVNKPMAGHFKAAGVEPMRYLREVRVENGEEHHTGDVVTVADFADVKSVDVIGTSKGKGFQGTIKRWNFSRGPMTHGSRNQRRPGSIGQCAYPARVRKGLHMYGHMGDERVTVKNLKLVRIDAEQNLMLVKGAVPGGKNALVQIRMA, via the coding sequence ATGGTCAGCACGATCCTTGGCCGCAAGCTTGGGATGACGCAGATCTGGGACGAGAACGACAACGTCGTGCCCGTCACCGTCATCCAGGCTGGCCCCTGCACCGTCTCGCAGGTCAAGACGAAGGCGACCGACGGCTACGACGCCGTCCAGATCGGCTTCGGAGACATCTCCGCCAAGCACGTCAACAAGCCCATGGCCGGCCACTTCAAGGCCGCCGGCGTCGAGCCGATGCGCTACCTGCGCGAGGTCCGCGTCGAGAACGGCGAGGAGCACCACACCGGCGACGTCGTCACCGTGGCCGACTTCGCCGACGTCAAGTCCGTCGACGTCATCGGCACCTCCAAGGGCAAGGGCTTCCAGGGCACCATCAAGCGCTGGAACTTCTCCCGTGGCCCCATGACGCACGGCTCCCGCAACCAGCGTCGCCCGGGTTCCATCGGCCAGTGCGCCTACCCCGCGCGCGTCCGCAAGGGCCTGCACATGTACGGTCACATGGGCGACGAGCGCGTGACGGTCAAGAACCTCAAGCTCGTCCGCATCGACGCCGAGCAGAACCTCATGCTCGTCAAGGGCGCTGTCCCCGGCGGCAAGAACGCTCTCGTCCAGATCCGCATGGCCTAA
- a CDS encoding helix-turn-helix domain-containing protein, with product MDVGSNIRSLRLARGLTQEELADTLYVSRQTISHWESNRTTPDAQSLVMMGALFEVPVDTLVKGGVEAMMEVQARQSRRTRTSLALGAAIGLAGCAVVAPALVQAAGPAAGGALSLTPLVTALAVAGAARARGREAASVSVLREALRSGLVLHLTTQGGPRDMSASVTDDQGGSPYAIDHTARVFRGERWVIRDREGRRVARVAYRLITAGIQTPSLEARVDGVGTVSLRKDMLLNSGRHGMAAVWRLDGCDVGISDNWLGDRIELTRGDRQLATLSFSPCEKGEVTELRIERGIDADLAVTLTFLLALLRAEERVLKIEPMA from the coding sequence ATGGACGTCGGGTCGAACATACGAAGCCTCAGGCTCGCGCGCGGGCTCACGCAGGAGGAGCTGGCGGACACGCTCTACGTGAGCCGGCAGACCATCTCGCACTGGGAGTCCAACCGGACGACGCCCGACGCGCAGTCCCTCGTCATGATGGGGGCGCTGTTCGAGGTGCCTGTCGACACCCTAGTCAAGGGAGGCGTGGAGGCCATGATGGAGGTTCAGGCACGACAGTCGAGAAGGACGCGCACCTCGTTGGCGCTGGGCGCGGCGATCGGGCTCGCGGGGTGCGCCGTCGTTGCGCCGGCGCTCGTGCAGGCGGCAGGCCCTGCCGCAGGCGGAGCGCTCTCGCTGACGCCGCTCGTGACCGCCCTCGCCGTAGCGGGGGCGGCGAGGGCGCGCGGACGGGAGGCGGCCTCCGTCTCGGTGCTGCGCGAGGCGCTGCGCAGCGGACTCGTCCTGCACCTGACCACTCAGGGCGGCCCTCGAGACATGTCCGCCTCCGTCACGGACGACCAGGGCGGCAGCCCCTATGCCATCGACCACACTGCGCGCGTGTTTCGCGGAGAGCGCTGGGTCATCCGTGACCGCGAGGGCCGTCGCGTGGCCCGCGTGGCCTACCGGCTGATCACCGCCGGAATCCAGACTCCGTCACTTGAGGCGCGCGTCGACGGGGTGGGCACGGTGTCCCTCCGCAAGGACATGCTGTTGAATTCAGGGCGTCACGGCATGGCAGCCGTCTGGAGGCTCGACGGTTGCGACGTCGGCATCTCCGACAACTGGCTCGGCGACCGCATCGAGCTCACGCGTGGCGACAGGCAGCTCGCCACGCTGTCCTTCTCGCCATGCGAGAAGGGCGAGGTGACCGAGCTGCGCATCGAGCGCGGGATCGACGCCGACCTCGCCGTCACCCTCACCTTTCTCCTCGCCCTCCTGCGCGCGGAGGAGCGCGTCCTGAAAATCGAACCCATGGCATGA
- the rplW gene encoding 50S ribosomal protein L23, whose amino-acid sequence MNSAYDVIIRPIVSERSFDLIEQGKYTFEVAKSAPKEEIASAVEKLFGVHVVKVNTMNVSGKKKRVRYQTPGTTRSWKKAVVTLAPGETIEIFGSQQAAE is encoded by the coding sequence ATGAACTCCGCCTACGACGTCATCATCCGCCCGATCGTCTCTGAGCGTTCCTTTGACCTCATTGAGCAGGGCAAGTACACCTTCGAGGTGGCCAAGTCCGCCCCCAAGGAGGAGATCGCCAGCGCCGTCGAGAAGCTCTTCGGCGTCCACGTGGTCAAGGTCAACACCATGAACGTCTCCGGCAAGAAGAAGCGCGTTCGCTACCAGACGCCTGGTACCACGCGCTCCTGGAAGAAGGCCGTCGTGACGCTCGCCCCCGGCGAGACGATCGAGATCTTCGGCAGCCAGCAGGCCGCCGAGTAG
- a CDS encoding histidine phosphatase family protein — MPTLYVLRHGQTEYNLQKRVQGRCDSPLTALGVEQARAAGRWLAGRGVRFDRMCTSPLGRAVATLEVVREELLRAGAGDLPPIEPMDGLVERCYGEFEAGLQSDVPADLWDPGEALVPYGGEGSAALRERVVAAMTDVMGAPGVDVALAVCHGSATLQFKLAWEPYARCPQDVHLGNCCVLVYDYDPASGTFACEQTVNQ; from the coding sequence ATGCCGACGCTCTACGTGCTGCGCCACGGGCAGACCGAGTACAACCTGCAGAAGCGGGTCCAGGGACGCTGCGACTCGCCGCTCACGGCGCTCGGCGTCGAGCAGGCGCGCGCCGCCGGCCGCTGGCTCGCCGGGCGGGGGGTCCGCTTCGACCGCATGTGCACCTCGCCGCTCGGCCGCGCCGTCGCGACGCTCGAGGTGGTCCGCGAGGAGCTGCTCAGGGCCGGCGCGGGGGACCTCCCGCCGATCGAGCCCATGGACGGCCTCGTCGAGCGCTGCTACGGGGAGTTCGAGGCGGGCCTGCAATCCGACGTTCCGGCCGACCTCTGGGATCCGGGCGAGGCGCTCGTCCCGTACGGAGGGGAGGGGAGCGCGGCCCTGCGAGAGCGCGTCGTCGCCGCGATGACCGACGTCATGGGCGCCCCGGGCGTCGACGTCGCGCTCGCGGTCTGCCATGGGTCGGCGACGCTGCAGTTCAAGCTCGCCTGGGAGCCGTACGCGCGCTGCCCCCAGGACGTGCACCTGGGCAACTGCTGCGTGCTCGTCTATGACTACGACCCCGCCTCCGGCACCTTCGCCTGCGAGCAGACCGTGAACCAGTAG
- the rplV gene encoding 50S ribosomal protein L22, whose translation MPQNNTNEVRATAKYVRVAPRKARAVVSLIRNLPVEKALEVLQFSKRAAAVDVAKVLRSAIANAENNNGLRGNDLYVKLAYVDEGPTLKRIRPRAKGSASRINKRMSHITVVVAPRKEA comes from the coding sequence ATGCCTCAGAACAACACCAACGAGGTCCGCGCGACGGCCAAGTACGTCCGCGTCGCCCCGCGCAAGGCGCGCGCCGTCGTCTCGCTGATCCGCAACCTTCCCGTCGAGAAGGCCCTCGAGGTCCTGCAGTTCTCCAAGCGCGCCGCCGCCGTCGACGTCGCCAAGGTCCTGCGCTCCGCGATCGCCAACGCCGAGAACAACAACGGCCTGCGCGGCAACGACCTCTACGTCAAGCTCGCCTACGTTGACGAGGGCCCCACCCTCAAGCGCATCCGTCCGCGCGCCAAGGGCTCTGCCTCTCGCATCAACAAGCGCATGAGCCACATCACCGTCGTCGTCGCTCCGCGAAAGGAGGCGTAA
- the rpsS gene encoding 30S ribosomal protein S19 yields the protein MSRSLKKGPFVETRLLARVAAQNEAGTKEVVKTWSRSSTIFPEMVGHTIAVHDGRKHVPVYVTESMVGHKLGEFAPTRTFRGHKAN from the coding sequence ATGAGCAGAAGTCTCAAGAAGGGCCCGTTCGTGGAGACTCGCCTCCTCGCGCGTGTCGCCGCACAGAACGAGGCCGGCACCAAGGAGGTCGTCAAGACCTGGTCGCGCTCCTCGACCATCTTCCCCGAGATGGTCGGTCACACGATCGCCGTCCACGACGGCCGCAAGCACGTGCCCGTGTACGTCACCGAGTCCATGGTCGGGCACAAGCTGGGCGAGTTCGCGCCCACCCGCACGTTCCGTGGCCACAAGGCCAACTAG
- the fusA gene encoding elongation factor G, which yields MAKVKYKLEDLRNIGIMAHIDAGKTTTTERILYYTGKTHKIGEVHDGAATMDWMVQEQERGVTITSAATTCFWKDHVIQIIDTPGHVDFTSEVERCLRVLDGAVAVFDAVAGVQPQSETVWRQATTYGVPRIAFINKYDRVGADFFHAIETMKDRLHANAVAAQIPMGAESNFWGLVDLVTMTAWDFKEDAKGMIYPEPMDAIPDEFMDLAQEKREELLDAASNFSDEIMEAVLEEAEIDVDTLKAALRKGVIDGELNLVFVGSAYKNKGIQELLDAVVDYLPSPLDVTEIDGTNLKGEPEVRHADPKEPFAALAFKIMTDPYVGKLTYIRVYSGQAEAGSYVYNSVKDNRERLGRILEMNANERVDRDECSAGDIVACVGLKNTTTGETLCDEKHPVILESIEFATPVISVAVEPKTKAEQDKMSVGLAKLAEEDPTFQVHTDHETGQTIISGMGELHLEIIVDRLRREFKVDCNVGKPQVAYRETAGKAVMHAEGKFVRQSGGRGQYGHAIIDMEPNEEGKGYEFENAIVGGVIPKEYIPSIDKGIQEALESGVIAGYPVVDIKVKLIDGSYHEVDSSEAAFKIAGSMAIKDALKKSDPVLLEPIEEVEVETPEQYMGDVMGNLSSRRGKIEGMEDRRDTKVIRAKVPLGEMFGYATDLRSQTQGRASYTMQFDSYEPVPKNIRDEIVAKNGGNAS from the coding sequence ATGGCAAAGGTTAAGTACAAGCTCGAGGACCTCCGCAACATCGGCATCATGGCCCACATCGACGCCGGCAAGACCACCACGACGGAGCGCATCCTCTACTACACGGGCAAGACCCACAAGATCGGCGAGGTCCACGACGGTGCCGCCACCATGGACTGGATGGTCCAGGAGCAGGAGCGCGGCGTGACCATCACCTCCGCGGCCACCACGTGCTTCTGGAAGGACCACGTCATCCAGATCATCGACACCCCGGGTCACGTCGACTTCACCTCCGAGGTCGAGCGCTGCCTGCGCGTCCTCGACGGCGCCGTGGCCGTGTTCGACGCCGTCGCCGGCGTCCAGCCACAGTCCGAGACCGTCTGGCGCCAGGCCACGACCTACGGCGTGCCCCGCATCGCCTTCATCAACAAGTACGACCGCGTGGGCGCCGACTTCTTCCACGCCATCGAGACCATGAAGGACCGCCTGCACGCCAACGCCGTGGCGGCCCAGATCCCGATGGGCGCCGAGTCCAACTTCTGGGGTCTCGTCGACCTGGTCACCATGACCGCGTGGGACTTCAAGGAGGACGCCAAGGGCATGATCTACCCCGAGCCCATGGACGCCATCCCCGACGAGTTCATGGACCTCGCCCAGGAGAAGCGCGAGGAGCTGCTCGACGCCGCCTCCAACTTCTCCGACGAGATCATGGAGGCCGTCCTCGAGGAGGCCGAGATCGACGTCGACACCCTCAAGGCGGCTCTCCGCAAGGGCGTCATCGACGGCGAGCTCAACCTCGTCTTCGTGGGCTCCGCCTACAAGAACAAGGGCATCCAGGAGCTCCTCGACGCCGTCGTCGACTACCTCCCGAGCCCGCTCGACGTCACCGAGATCGACGGCACCAACCTCAAGGGCGAGCCCGAGGTTCGTCACGCCGACCCCAAGGAGCCCTTCGCGGCCCTCGCCTTCAAGATCATGACCGACCCGTACGTCGGCAAGCTCACCTACATCCGCGTGTACTCCGGTCAGGCGGAGGCGGGCTCCTACGTCTACAACTCGGTCAAGGACAACCGCGAGCGCCTCGGCCGCATCCTCGAGATGAACGCCAACGAGCGCGTCGACCGTGACGAGTGCTCCGCCGGCGACATCGTCGCCTGCGTCGGCCTCAAGAACACCACCACCGGCGAGACCCTCTGCGACGAGAAGCACCCGGTCATCCTCGAGTCCATCGAGTTCGCGACCCCGGTCATCTCCGTCGCCGTCGAGCCCAAGACCAAGGCCGAGCAGGACAAGATGTCCGTGGGCCTGGCCAAGCTCGCCGAGGAGGACCCGACCTTCCAGGTCCACACCGACCACGAGACCGGCCAGACCATCATCTCCGGCATGGGCGAGCTGCACCTCGAGATCATCGTCGACCGCCTGCGCCGCGAGTTCAAGGTCGACTGCAACGTGGGCAAGCCGCAGGTCGCCTACCGCGAGACCGCCGGCAAGGCCGTCATGCACGCCGAGGGCAAGTTCGTCCGCCAGTCCGGCGGCCGCGGCCAGTACGGCCACGCCATCATCGACATGGAGCCCAACGAGGAGGGCAAGGGCTACGAGTTCGAGAACGCCATCGTCGGCGGCGTGATCCCCAAGGAGTACATCCCCTCCATCGACAAGGGCATCCAGGAGGCGCTCGAGAGCGGCGTCATTGCCGGCTACCCGGTCGTCGACATCAAGGTCAAGCTCATCGACGGCTCCTACCACGAGGTCGACTCCTCCGAGGCCGCCTTCAAGATCGCCGGCTCCATGGCGATCAAGGACGCCCTCAAGAAGTCCGACCCGGTCCTTCTCGAGCCGATCGAGGAGGTCGAGGTCGAGACGCCCGAGCAGTACATGGGCGACGTCATGGGCAACCTCTCCAGCCGCCGCGGCAAGATCGAGGGCATGGAGGACCGTCGCGACACCAAGGTCATCCGTGCCAAGGTGCCGCTGGGCGAGATGTTCGGCTACGCCACCGACCTCCGCTCCCAGACGCAGGGTCGCGCGAGCTACACCATGCAGTTCGACTCCTACGAGCCCGTCCCGAAGAACATTCGCGACGAGATCGTCGCCAAGAACGGCGGAAACGCTTCCTAA
- the thrH gene encoding bifunctional phosphoserine phosphatase/homoserine phosphotransferase ThrH, whose product MNIVCLDLEGVLVPEIWIAFSEESGIPELARTTRDEPDYDKLMAFRIATLREHGLGLPQIQDVIARIDPLPGAREFLGALRERTQVVILSDTFEEFARPLMAKLGWPTLLCNSLEVAPSGEIVRHRMRCENSKLTTVRALQGCGFDTIAAGDSFNDLAMIRASRAGFLFRSTPQIQADNPDLPAFTEYADLLAAITEAL is encoded by the coding sequence ATGAACATTGTCTGCCTTGACCTCGAGGGCGTGCTCGTGCCGGAGATCTGGATCGCCTTCTCCGAGGAGTCGGGCATCCCCGAGCTCGCCCGCACCACGCGCGACGAGCCGGACTACGACAAGCTCATGGCCTTCCGCATCGCCACGCTGCGAGAGCACGGGCTGGGTCTGCCCCAGATCCAGGACGTCATCGCGCGCATCGACCCGCTGCCCGGGGCCCGAGAGTTCTTGGGCGCGCTTCGCGAGCGCACCCAGGTCGTGATCCTCTCGGACACGTTCGAGGAGTTCGCGCGCCCGCTCATGGCCAAGCTCGGCTGGCCCACGCTGCTCTGCAACTCGCTCGAGGTGGCGCCGTCCGGGGAGATCGTCCGCCATCGCATGCGCTGCGAGAACTCCAAGCTCACGACCGTGCGCGCGCTCCAGGGCTGCGGCTTTGACACCATCGCGGCGGGCGACTCGTTCAACGACCTCGCGATGATCCGCGCGAGCAGGGCCGGCTTCCTCTTCCGCAGCACGCCGCAGATCCAGGCGGACAATCCCGACCTCCCGGCGTTCACCGAGTACGCCGACCTTCTCGCTGCCATCACGGAGGCGCTCTAG
- a CDS encoding GHKL domain-containing protein, translating to MHELVAGLLLVTALAVACLSVPLWLTARPLSARRRVMSLVCPASQVAVVALTYAAARVGLIMEASALAVVALSLVCVALDVRVVRALVEAEGADAARQRVQAAQEQLSAQREHLRTLARAQGEASELRGRTAGMFAAVAAALARGERDRALEMLREGEELAASPVRVPCANPVAAALLSAKAARCDALGIAWRCGCELPERLGFPSAELCALLSNLLDNAIEAACACGREGAFVRSVIRVSHGFLSVCVENSYDGAGEAGERETGAVLPEHGWGMQIVDTLVRARDGELTLSHADGVWSVHAIARLD from the coding sequence ATGCATGAGCTCGTCGCCGGCCTCCTGCTCGTCACCGCGCTCGCGGTCGCGTGCCTCTCGGTGCCGTTGTGGCTGACCGCCCGCCCGCTCTCGGCTCGTCGCCGGGTCATGAGCCTGGTCTGCCCGGCGAGCCAGGTCGCCGTCGTGGCCCTGACCTACGCGGCGGCGCGCGTCGGGTTGATCATGGAGGCGAGCGCGCTGGCAGTTGTCGCCCTCTCGCTGGTCTGCGTGGCGCTCGACGTAAGGGTCGTTCGCGCGCTCGTCGAGGCGGAGGGGGCGGACGCGGCGCGCCAGCGCGTCCAGGCGGCGCAGGAGCAGCTCTCGGCGCAGCGGGAGCACCTGCGCACGCTGGCTCGGGCGCAGGGCGAGGCCTCCGAGCTGAGGGGGCGCACGGCGGGCATGTTCGCCGCCGTGGCGGCGGCGCTTGCGCGGGGCGAGAGGGACCGTGCGCTCGAGATGCTCCGGGAGGGCGAGGAGCTCGCGGCCTCTCCGGTGCGGGTCCCCTGCGCGAACCCCGTCGCCGCGGCGCTGCTCTCAGCCAAGGCCGCGCGCTGTGATGCGCTGGGCATCGCCTGGCGGTGCGGCTGCGAGCTGCCCGAGCGCCTGGGCTTCCCGAGCGCGGAGCTCTGCGCTCTGCTCTCCAATCTGCTGGACAACGCGATCGAGGCGGCTTGCGCGTGCGGGCGCGAGGGGGCCTTCGTCCGCTCGGTCATCCGCGTGAGCCACGGGTTTCTCTCCGTGTGCGTCGAGAACTCCTACGACGGCGCCGGCGAAGCGGGGGAGAGGGAGACGGGAGCCGTGCTCCCGGAGCACGGCTGGGGGATGCAGATCGTGGACACGCTGGTGCGCGCCAGGGACGGCGAGCTGACGCTGAGCCATGCGGACGGGGTCTGGAGCGTCCACGCCATCGCGCGGCTCGACTGA